The genomic stretch GGAATAGTGAAAACTGAACCTGATGTTTTGTCACGTGATGCTGATGATGGAGATGCTCAGAGATTCCATGACttggatgatgatgatgatggtgattttTCCATTTTAACACTGAAGCAAATTAAAGAAAGTTGCAAATCAAGGAAAAGGAAACGCTCACAAGGTCTTGACTCTTCTAAAATAAAAATTAATGTTGAAGATCTGTCAACTGTGGAAGACTACACAGAGAAGCAGCAAATGGCAGAAGATGATCCTGATTTCATGGAGACTCTCAATAGCTTGAAAACTAAACTATCAAAGAATACGAAGaccaagaagaagaagaagaagtggCTAAAAGACCTTCCAATGTCCTCTCGGGAGATTGTGCTAGTTGAGCAATCGGAAGAGATACTTGACAGTCAAGAGTTCTTGCCTTCTAGTGGAGATTCAGATGCTCTTGTTGAAGGTAAATTTGATTGTCCTGAAAATGTTTGTTTCAATGGGCCAGATGACTGTTCTGTTAGAGAAAGTAGAGTAGATCACCCAATTTCCTCTCAAGAGTTTGTGCTAGTTGATGAATTTGAAGAGGTACTAGATGGTCAGGAGTTATCACCCTCTAGTGGGGATTCAGTTGCTCTTGTTGAAGTAAATTTCGAGCGTCCTGAAAGTGATTGTTTTGATGGGCAAGATTACTCAATGTCCTCACAAGAGTTTGTGCTAGTTGACAAATCTGAAGATATACAAGGTAGTCAGGAGTTCTCACCCTCTAATGGGGATTCAGCTGCTCTTGTTGAAGTAAATCACGAGTCTCCTGAAGATGATTGTTTCAATGAGCCAGATACTTGTGGAGAAAGTAAAGAAGATGCAGAGGTACCTTTTGAATGGAATTTGCAAAATGAATTAAATTACAAATGGAAAGACTTTTTTGAAAGTATTCCAGTAGGAATGGTGAAGCCATCTACTATGGGTAATGTAACAAGTAATTCTGAACTAAGCAGCAATCATGTTACAAACTTTCCTGCAATAGATTTTGAAGCCCATGGTAACTCCAACATTTCTGACAATCAACTTGATGATGACAATGATATACCAGTCTCGCCACCTGAAGTAGCTAGTCATAAAAATCTTGACTATACAGTTCTGAAGGTTAGAGATGATAGTACTTTACTTGATGACTGCAGTGAAGATGAATATACAGCTGGTGCTGAAGTTCAAGATAAGCGCTGCTCCACTATTGAGCATGGATTCAATCCTGATGGATATCTGGTTTGTCGCTCGGATGATTCACCTGAATATGAAGATAAGCAATCATTTGATTCCGTTGTTGAGGATGACACTGGTACATTAGTCTCACCACCTAAAATGACCAGTCATAAAGACCTTGACTGTGCAGGTCTGGAGCTTAGAAATGATAATACTTTACTTGATAACTGCAATAAAAATGATTATTCAGGTGGTGCTGAGGATCAGGATAAGCTCTGCTCTACTGCTGAACATGACCTCAACCCCGATGGTTGTCTGATTCGTCCCTCAGGTGATTCACCCGAATACGAGGGGAAGCAATCTTTTGTTTCCTTAAATGATGGCGAGAAGAGACATGTCAATGAGGCTATTGATGAATTGACTTCTTGTGATGACCGTGAAGGGTCAAAGTTGCATTGTCCTGAAAGGCTATTATCAACCAGAAAGGTGAAAACATTGTCACAATTTTTATTGACTTGATTTTATGATTTGTTATTTCTTTTCTCAATAGTTGGTTTCTCTTCAGGCCATTTCTCCAACTTCTCAAGAAAAGCTCTGCAAAGCCATGGACTCCATTGATATTCGTCATAAAAACATTCTAAGTAAGTGCATTTTGATATGCAAAATAGTTTTTCTTGTACTCTCTAAATAGGCATTGTGTGGAAGTGGGTATAGATTTTTACTAATGcatataataattaatttttgTTCTCTCTGAATACCTTGATCTTTCACCTAATGTTGTTTTACTTATATTTGGTTATAATGATTTCAGAATGCAAAGGAGTACTACAATTTAATGAGGAAACTGATAAGAAGGGGGATGTAGAAGGGCTTATCACAAGAACTGAAGCTACTAGTAACCCTAACAAAACTGTAGTTATTCCGAAGACTTCAAAAAGTAGTATCAGTCTTAAGGCTATTCCCAAGATTCGTAATTCTTCTCGCTCAGCAACTCATTTGGGGTGCAGCACTTTACAGAATTGCTCAAAGAGTGCTATTTCATTTTCAAAGCAGCAGATGCATGATGCAGAATCTCTTGCTATGAGACTCACAAAAGAGTTGAAGTCAATGAAAGACATTGTGGATGATATGTTACGATCCGAATTCTGTCTTAATACCTCTTTGAGATATAAAGTAAATGAGGTATGATACTACAAAACTTGTTCTTAGTGGATCTTTCTTTCTACAGCAGAAATCATTACAATTTAGTTTAGGTCTATTTTTTAGAGTAATAGTGCAGTTTCTGAGTTTGTGAATTTTTTGAATCCATATAGCTTGCAGAATAGTGTAGCTTGTAAATTAGTCTGGTAGTTTGCAGATTTTTGGTCATTATTTGCCCAATCTGTCAATTGGTGAAGCATTTTGCTGGCTATTTATTGCTTTCTTTTCCCTTCCTATATTTAAAACTTTAAATTGTAGAAATTTAATGTAATTTCAAGTTTTCATGTGTGTATGAATATACATTCAAACTGACATTTTAGTATTTGTTAATAATTATTGATTATCAGGCAAGAATGGCTGTCAAGAATGCCACAAAAGCTGAAGAAGGTGCAAAGAGGTGGCTGTCCTTCATGTCAAGGGATTGCAACCGTTTCTGTAAAATCATGGTTCGTCCTCTAGTCTACTATACTATTTGAAAGGCCAAAAAGCACTGTGACATCAGTTCGATGGCATGTTGGGTATCTGAGACTAGTTGAATTCTAAGACGACACCAACACACATAGTCATATTAATTCATTATGGATGTCTGTGTTGGTGTCATGTGATGTTCTGTGATTCATACCTCTTAAGTATTATCAGTTCTGTATTGTTTAGTTTCCTGTTTCTTGTTTGGTTAACTACTGATCTTGATCAACTGCAGAAATTATCTGATAGTAGCTCTTCAACTCCACAAGACGTAGTTTCACCTCCACAAGAAGTAGTGCGAAAAGAGAAAAAAATAGCTTTTGCTGATGAAGCAGGTGGAAGGCTGTGCCAGGTTAGAATCTATGAGGATGATGAGGAACATTTGTCAGAATCTAAGTGAAGGAAAATACTGCTTTAATAACATCACATTTTTGTATATTAGCTTCTTAATAGCTCCCTTGAATTAATAGATTGattgatgaaaattttgtttgttaCCATCTGTGCAACAAGTTAAGTCAATTGATAGGTTGTATCCAGCTGAATGAAACCAGTTATTCAACAATGAAGTTAATGCTAGTGTTTTTCTGATTGAGTTATTTGAGATCTGAAATA from Lathyrus oleraceus cultivar Zhongwan6 chromosome 7, CAAS_Psat_ZW6_1.0, whole genome shotgun sequence encodes the following:
- the LOC127105715 gene encoding uncharacterized protein LOC127105715; its protein translation is MDLGRCDHLHYIQTIKGGLVTKVLNVFRRRPKLSFRSLKDIHECESLMFDNDDGKAERLCIDVVEEGIVKTEPDVLSRDADDGDAQRFHDLDDDDDGDFSILTLKQIKESCKSRKRKRSQGLDSSKIKINVEDLSTVEDYTEKQQMAEDDPDFMETLNSLKTKLSKNTKTKKKKKKWLKDLPMSSREIVLVEQSEEILDSQEFLPSSGDSDALVEGKFDCPENVCFNGPDDCSVRESRVDHPISSQEFVLVDEFEEVLDGQELSPSSGDSVALVEVNFERPESDCFDGQDYSMSSQEFVLVDKSEDIQGSQEFSPSNGDSAALVEVNHESPEDDCFNEPDTCGESKEDAEVPFEWNLQNELNYKWKDFFESIPVGMVKPSTMGNVTSNSELSSNHVTNFPAIDFEAHGNSNISDNQLDDDNDIPVSPPEVASHKNLDYTVLKVRDDSTLLDDCSEDEYTAGAEVQDKRCSTIEHGFNPDGYLVCRSDDSPEYEDKQSFDSVVEDDTGTLVSPPKMTSHKDLDCAGLELRNDNTLLDNCNKNDYSGGAEDQDKLCSTAEHDLNPDGCLIRPSGDSPEYEGKQSFVSLNDGEKRHVNEAIDELTSCDDREGSKLHCPERLLSTRKAISPTSQEKLCKAMDSIDIRHKNILKCKGVLQFNEETDKKGDVEGLITRTEATSNPNKTVVIPKTSKSSISLKAIPKIRNSSRSATHLGCSTLQNCSKSAISFSKQQMHDAESLAMRLTKELKSMKDIVDDMLRSEFCLNTSLRYKVNEARMAVKNATKAEEGAKRWLSFMSRDCNRFCKIMKLSDSSSSTPQDVVSPPQEVVRKEKKIAFADEAGGRLCQVRIYEDDEEHLSESK